One Pseudodesulfovibrio sp. S3 DNA window includes the following coding sequences:
- a CDS encoding P-II family nitrogen regulator: MMIMVRAIVRPEKADHVLATLMDNGFPAVTKYSVAGRGKQRGIKIGEVTYDEIPKTMLMSVVKAEDKEFVISTIMDAARSGVKGAFGDGKIFVTEVEDVYTISSGVCDTAAASEEAA; encoded by the coding sequence ATGATGATTATGGTACGAGCAATTGTGCGGCCCGAGAAAGCGGATCATGTCCTGGCCACCCTGATGGATAACGGCTTTCCGGCTGTCACAAAATATTCCGTTGCCGGTCGCGGCAAGCAGCGCGGCATCAAGATCGGCGAAGTCACCTATGACGAAATCCCCAAGACCATGCTCATGAGCGTGGTCAAGGCGGAGGACAAGGAATTCGTCATCTCCACCATCATGGATGCGGCCCGCTCCGGCGTGAAGGGCGCATTCGGCGACGGCAAGATCTTCGTCACCGAAGTGGAAGACGTCTACACCATCAGTTCCGGCGTGTGCGACACCGCCGCCGCTTCCGAGGAGGCCGCGTAA
- a CDS encoding pyruvate carboxyltransferase: MLIDTTLREGAQLFGAYFSMETREKIVIGLLDAGVEEIELGWVGQEDLEELIGRVRPSCGATALSVWCPCREADIRTASRLDIDRVNIGVPISDQHIEHRLGTDREGLLERLARTVFAAGLLGMEYVSVGLEDLSRADTDFALRAARLAQDAGASRVRLSDSLGVLTPLRMAALVNTFAKNLSMDLAVHCHDDFGMATGNAVTALACGAQYADASLLGIGERSGIAATEELAAHLTLKEKSHAYTIEGLRELCHFVSQAAGIPIPRTKSIAGEDIFACESGLHAHALSKFPELFEPYAPETVGADRKVAVGGKSGRAAIKHALADQGRDLPEHCITALVAQVRKLAWKLERPLTDPELSQLIKN, from the coding sequence ATGTTGATCGACACCACACTCAGAGAAGGGGCGCAGCTTTTCGGGGCGTACTTCTCCATGGAGACCAGAGAGAAGATCGTCATCGGGCTTCTCGATGCCGGAGTGGAGGAAATCGAACTGGGCTGGGTCGGACAGGAAGATCTTGAAGAATTGATAGGTAGAGTGCGACCCAGTTGCGGCGCCACGGCACTGTCCGTCTGGTGTCCATGCCGCGAAGCGGACATCCGCACCGCATCCAGACTCGACATCGACCGGGTCAACATCGGCGTCCCGATTTCGGACCAACATATCGAACACCGCCTTGGAACCGACCGCGAGGGGCTGCTTGAACGCCTGGCCCGTACCGTTTTCGCCGCCGGGCTCCTTGGCATGGAGTATGTCTCTGTCGGCCTTGAAGACCTTTCCAGGGCCGACACGGACTTCGCTCTCAGGGCGGCCAGGCTGGCGCAGGACGCAGGAGCGTCCCGCGTCCGCCTGTCCGACTCCTTGGGCGTACTCACCCCATTACGGATGGCCGCCCTGGTCAACACATTCGCCAAAAATCTATCCATGGACCTGGCCGTGCATTGCCACGACGACTTCGGCATGGCCACGGGCAACGCCGTCACCGCCCTGGCCTGCGGCGCGCAGTATGCTGACGCCAGCCTGCTCGGCATCGGAGAACGTTCCGGCATCGCGGCCACCGAGGAATTGGCCGCCCACCTGACGCTCAAGGAGAAAAGCCATGCGTACACGATTGAAGGCCTTCGGGAACTCTGCCATTTCGTATCTCAAGCTGCCGGGATACCGATTCCCCGCACCAAGTCCATTGCGGGCGAGGACATTTTCGCTTGCGAATCCGGCCTCCACGCCCACGCCCTCAGCAAATTTCCCGAACTCTTCGAGCCTTACGCCCCGGAGACCGTCGGCGCCGACAGGAAGGTCGCGGTCGGCGGAAAGAGTGGACGCGCCGCCATTAAACATGCCCTTGCGGACCAGGGCCGCGATCTCCCGGAACACTGCATCACGGCCCTTGTCGCCCAGGTAAGGAAACTCGCCTGGAAGCTGGAACGCCCCCTGACCGACCCCGAATTGTCGCAACTCATCAAAAACTAG
- a CDS encoding PEP/pyruvate-binding domain-containing protein: MHIKQLFKHWTYQVFAPGTLLRRKYEAFKSLLAHDAVALELIADLEEMFYGKRLADRQRAVWLTNRLSNAVSTMAGQLMEMNPTRYMDLPEYFRKIDFYVRMAMELEQPDVGPPYILTLEEAGAFPRLAGGKASNLGRAKAESGVPVPPGFVVTANAFNYFIDFNGLNEEVEKRLRQMVVGDRDLLARLTAELQELILAAEIPEEIARGIRFGVSEIIEGDDLIAVRSSALAEDGEISFAGQYASELNVQPNDVLEAYKRVLAGKYCPRAISYRISNGLTDSETAMAALVIPMVEAETAGVVYSRDPDCRGGNAIGVYGVRGLGHGLVDGSVSPVKATLTREKVPRLDEACTPDEGGLPSEASLVELGRLSMQLEDAFGCPQDIEWAEDVTGKLFILQARPLQQERDRAAEDHAPVPFFVMPIAQGLERASTGAGCGPVYFAATGEALAQIPEGAVVVTPTLKPALLTFVNRINGVIAGTGSRASHFASVARESGVPVVVGDLDMNLEPGQLVTVDGTNGAIYDGCVEEIMTRAREGQLVSERVVEQYSKVSPLTVKLSLTDPQSEDFTPMGCKSLHDVVRFCHEKAVNEMFTLMDKKGRGMHAAKRLATNLPLVMYVLDLGGGFFENAGEGKTVSPQDIKCRPMWALWFGLSDERVAWPARLTAMDWEEFDRISGGIFSFDSKLLASYGLVSEDYLHLMVRFGYHFSVVDAICSPDSDANYVNFRFKGGGAGFDQRLLRLEFIRGVLDRYGFETSTRGDMIDAKSVRLGENETHRLLVRLGYLMAVTRLMDMRMENEEQVAAEVEKFLVDAEKRNE; the protein is encoded by the coding sequence ATGCACATCAAGCAACTCTTCAAGCATTGGACTTACCAGGTGTTTGCACCCGGAACCCTGCTTCGGCGCAAGTACGAGGCGTTCAAATCATTGTTGGCACACGACGCCGTGGCCCTTGAACTGATCGCCGATCTTGAGGAGATGTTTTACGGCAAGCGGCTGGCGGACCGGCAGCGCGCAGTCTGGCTGACCAACCGGCTGTCGAACGCCGTGAGCACCATGGCCGGTCAGCTCATGGAGATGAATCCCACCCGGTACATGGATCTGCCGGAGTACTTCCGCAAGATCGATTTCTACGTGCGCATGGCCATGGAGCTGGAACAGCCCGATGTCGGCCCTCCGTATATTCTCACCCTGGAAGAGGCCGGTGCGTTTCCTCGACTGGCGGGCGGCAAGGCCTCCAATCTCGGTCGGGCCAAGGCCGAGAGCGGCGTGCCGGTGCCGCCGGGTTTTGTCGTTACGGCCAACGCGTTTAACTACTTCATCGATTTCAACGGCTTGAATGAAGAGGTCGAAAAAAGGCTTCGTCAGATGGTGGTGGGGGATCGCGATCTGCTTGCCCGGCTTACGGCCGAGTTGCAGGAGTTGATCCTGGCCGCTGAAATCCCGGAGGAAATAGCCCGCGGCATCCGGTTCGGCGTGTCCGAGATAATCGAGGGAGACGACCTGATCGCGGTCCGGTCCAGCGCCCTGGCCGAGGACGGTGAGATATCCTTTGCCGGTCAATACGCCTCGGAGCTCAATGTCCAGCCCAACGACGTTTTGGAGGCCTACAAGCGGGTGTTGGCGGGCAAGTATTGTCCCCGTGCCATTTCCTATCGCATTTCCAACGGATTGACGGACAGCGAGACGGCCATGGCCGCGCTGGTCATTCCCATGGTGGAGGCGGAGACAGCCGGTGTGGTCTATTCCCGTGATCCCGACTGCCGCGGCGGCAACGCCATAGGCGTGTACGGCGTGCGCGGGCTGGGACACGGCCTGGTGGACGGTTCCGTTTCTCCGGTAAAGGCCACATTGACACGCGAGAAGGTGCCCCGCCTGGATGAAGCCTGCACCCCCGACGAGGGAGGGTTGCCTTCGGAGGCATCCCTGGTGGAGCTGGGCCGTTTGTCCATGCAGTTGGAAGACGCCTTTGGCTGTCCTCAGGATATCGAGTGGGCCGAGGACGTGACCGGGAAGCTGTTTATCCTGCAGGCCCGTCCATTGCAGCAGGAGCGGGATAGGGCCGCAGAGGACCATGCTCCAGTGCCGTTTTTTGTCATGCCGATTGCGCAGGGATTGGAGCGGGCGTCCACAGGCGCCGGGTGCGGTCCAGTCTATTTCGCAGCCACGGGCGAGGCCCTTGCCCAGATTCCAGAGGGGGCCGTGGTGGTCACCCCGACCTTGAAACCGGCGTTGCTGACGTTCGTCAACAGGATCAACGGCGTCATCGCAGGGACGGGCAGTCGGGCGAGCCATTTCGCCTCCGTTGCCCGCGAGTCGGGTGTGCCCGTGGTGGTGGGCGATCTTGATATGAATCTTGAACCCGGCCAATTGGTCACCGTGGACGGCACGAACGGAGCCATCTACGACGGGTGCGTGGAAGAGATCATGACCCGCGCCCGGGAAGGACAGCTGGTATCCGAGCGGGTGGTGGAGCAGTACTCCAAGGTCTCGCCCCTGACGGTGAAACTCTCTTTGACCGACCCTCAGTCCGAAGATTTCACGCCCATGGGCTGCAAGAGCCTGCATGATGTGGTCCGCTTCTGCCACGAGAAGGCCGTGAACGAGATGTTCACGCTCATGGACAAGAAGGGACGCGGGATGCACGCGGCCAAGCGCCTGGCGACCAATCTTCCTCTGGTCATGTATGTCCTTGATCTGGGCGGCGGATTTTTCGAAAATGCAGGCGAGGGCAAGACCGTCTCGCCCCAGGATATAAAATGTCGGCCCATGTGGGCACTCTGGTTCGGGCTTTCCGATGAACGGGTCGCATGGCCTGCGCGGTTGACGGCCATGGATTGGGAGGAGTTCGACAGGATCTCGGGCGGTATTTTCAGCTTCGATTCCAAGCTGCTGGCGAGCTACGGTCTGGTCTCGGAAGACTACCTCCACCTGATGGTCCGGTTTGGCTATCACTTCTCCGTGGTCGATGCCATCTGCAGCCCTGACTCGGATGCAAACTATGTCAATTTCCGGTTCAAGGGGGGCGGAGCCGGGTTTGATCAGCGGCTGCTCCGGTTGGAGTTCATCCGTGGTGTGCTGGACCGGTATGGATTCGAGACCTCCACGCGCGGCGACATGATCGACGCCAAGTCCGTTCGGCTGGGAGAGAACGAGACGCACCGGCTGCTGGTCCGGCTGGGCTATCTCATGGCCGTGACCCGGCTTATGGACATGCGTATGGAAAACGAGGAACAAGTGGCAGCCGAAGTGGAGAAATTCCTGGTCGATGCGGAGAAGCGCAATGAGTGA
- a CDS encoding response regulator, with product MANILVLDDISDAGVLVKRILERKGHTVANFTEEEDALKHAAGNPLDLVILDIKLKKMTGVEALEEFKKINPDVKAIMLTGYPTLETARESLRLGAKEYCVKPINKEELETKVEEVLGADG from the coding sequence ATGGCGAATATACTGGTTCTGGACGATATCTCCGATGCCGGGGTGCTGGTCAAACGCATCCTGGAACGCAAGGGGCATACTGTGGCCAATTTCACCGAGGAGGAGGACGCGCTCAAACATGCGGCCGGAAATCCGTTGGACCTGGTCATCCTGGACATCAAGCTCAAGAAGATGACCGGTGTGGAGGCCCTGGAGGAGTTCAAGAAGATCAACCCGGACGTGAAGGCGATCATGCTCACGGGCTATCCCACACTGGAGACGGCCCGTGAATCGTTGCGCCTTGGGGCCAAGGAATATTGCGTCAAGCCCATCAACAAGGAAGAGCTTGAAACCAAGGTCGAAGAGGTCCTCGGGGCCGACGGCTGA
- a CDS encoding P-II family nitrogen regulator, with product MKEVIAVVRMNMMNRTKSALTEAGIDAFFAHEAQGRGKGFVNANVLEGAEGGYEEAAAVLGEKGKLYPKRMVTVVVPDDMVGDVVEAITKVNQTGKPGDGKIFVLPMGDAVRVRTGEKGAKSIV from the coding sequence ATGAAGGAAGTCATCGCAGTTGTGCGCATGAACATGATGAATCGTACCAAGTCCGCCCTGACCGAAGCCGGCATAGACGCCTTCTTCGCTCACGAGGCACAGGGCCGGGGCAAGGGGTTCGTCAACGCCAACGTCCTTGAGGGCGCCGAGGGCGGCTACGAAGAAGCCGCCGCCGTCCTGGGCGAGAAAGGCAAGCTCTATCCAAAGCGCATGGTAACGGTAGTGGTCCCGGACGACATGGTTGGCGACGTGGTGGAGGCCATCACCAAGGTCAATCAGACCGGCAAGCCCGGAGACGGCAAGATCTTTGTACTGCCCATGGGTGATGCGGTCCGCGTACGCACCGGTGAAAAGGGCGCAAAGTCCATCGTTTAG
- the nifD gene encoding nitrogenase molybdenum-iron protein alpha chain: protein MAKTKKLVQFTPTEIKDELLKKYPPKVARKRAKQIMINEAQENETPSEIVANVRTIPGIITMRGCTYAGCKGVILGPTRDLVNITHGPIGCGFYSWLTRRNQTDPGPDGENYMPYCFSTDMQDQDIIFGGEKKLAAAIQEAYDLFHPKGIAIFATCPVGLIGDDIHAVAKKMKAKFGDCNVFAFSCEGYKGVSQSAGHHIANNQVFTHLVGENEKPKEGEFKINLLGEYNIGGDGFEIDRIFKLCGITNIATFSGNSSYDQFASAQHADLNTVMCHRSINYVADMLETKYGIPWIKVNFIGANATAKSLRKIAEYFGDKKLIDRVEAVIAEEMPEVEAVAADVRTRTEGKTAMMFVGGSRAHHYGELFSEMGMKTISAGYEFGHRDDYEGRQVIPNLKVDADSRNIEEIEVVADDKYYNPRKTPGEMQALEESGLKFKHYDGMNPDMDKGTIIVDDLNQYEAEKLVELLKPDVFCAGIKEKYSIQKLGVPMKQLHSYDSGGPYAGFKGAVNFYQEIDRLVNSKVWSYMKAPWQENPELTATFVWE from the coding sequence ATGGCAAAGACCAAAAAGCTGGTGCAGTTCACACCCACCGAAATCAAGGACGAACTTCTCAAGAAGTATCCGCCCAAGGTGGCAAGAAAGCGCGCCAAGCAGATAATGATCAATGAAGCTCAGGAGAATGAGACGCCGTCAGAGATAGTGGCGAACGTGCGCACCATCCCCGGCATCATCACCATGCGCGGCTGCACCTATGCAGGCTGCAAGGGCGTTATTCTCGGCCCCACCCGCGATCTGGTGAACATCACCCACGGCCCCATCGGCTGCGGATTCTACTCCTGGCTTACCCGTCGCAACCAGACCGATCCGGGTCCGGATGGCGAGAACTATATGCCGTACTGTTTCTCCACCGACATGCAGGATCAGGATATCATCTTCGGCGGAGAAAAGAAGCTGGCGGCAGCCATCCAGGAAGCCTACGACCTCTTCCATCCCAAGGGCATCGCCATATTCGCGACCTGCCCCGTGGGCCTCATAGGCGACGACATCCACGCCGTTGCCAAGAAGATGAAGGCCAAGTTCGGCGACTGCAACGTTTTTGCCTTCTCCTGTGAAGGGTACAAAGGCGTGTCCCAGTCCGCCGGTCACCATATCGCCAACAATCAGGTCTTCACTCACCTTGTCGGCGAGAACGAGAAGCCCAAGGAAGGCGAGTTCAAGATCAACCTGCTCGGTGAATACAACATCGGCGGCGACGGTTTCGAGATCGACCGCATCTTCAAGCTGTGCGGCATCACCAACATCGCCACCTTCTCAGGCAACTCCTCATACGATCAGTTCGCCTCCGCCCAGCATGCCGACCTGAACACGGTCATGTGCCATCGGTCCATCAACTACGTGGCCGACATGCTCGAGACCAAGTACGGCATCCCTTGGATCAAGGTGAACTTCATCGGCGCAAACGCCACGGCCAAATCCCTGCGCAAGATCGCCGAGTACTTCGGCGACAAGAAGCTCATCGACCGCGTCGAGGCCGTCATTGCCGAGGAAATGCCCGAGGTGGAGGCCGTGGCCGCAGACGTTCGCACGCGCACCGAAGGCAAGACCGCCATGATGTTCGTCGGCGGCTCCCGCGCCCATCACTACGGCGAGCTGTTCTCGGAAATGGGTATGAAGACCATCTCCGCCGGATACGAGTTCGGCCATCGCGACGACTACGAAGGCCGTCAGGTCATCCCGAACCTCAAGGTCGATGCCGATTCCCGCAACATCGAGGAAATCGAGGTCGTGGCGGATGACAAGTACTACAACCCGCGCAAGACGCCCGGCGAGATGCAGGCCCTGGAAGAATCCGGCCTGAAGTTCAAGCACTACGACGGCATGAACCCGGACATGGACAAGGGCACCATCATCGTCGACGACCTGAATCAGTACGAGGCCGAAAAGCTGGTGGAACTCCTCAAGCCTGACGTGTTCTGCGCCGGTATCAAGGAGAAGTACTCCATCCAGAAGCTGGGCGTGCCCATGAAGCAGTTGCACAGCTACGACTCCGGCGGCCCCTATGCCGGGTTCAAGGGCGCGGTCAATTTCTATCAAGAAATAGACCGCCTCGTGAACAGCAAGGTGTGGAGCTACATGAAGGCCCCCTGGCAGGAAAACCCCGAGCTCACCGCCACGTTCGTGTGGGAATAG
- the nifH gene encoding nitrogenase iron protein, protein MRKVAIYGKGGIGKSTTTQNTVAGLAEMGRKIMVVGCDPKADSTRLLLGGLAQKSVLDTLREEGEDVELEDIRKPGFGGTWCVESGGPEPGVGCAGRGIITSINMLESLGAYEESEGLDYAFYDVLGDVVCGGFAMPIRDGKAEEIYIVCSGEMMAMYAANNICKGIMKYAESGGVRLGGLICNSRNTDREADLITELASKLGTQMIYFVPRDNDVQRAEINRKTVIEWDGSVTQANEYRGLAKAIDENTMFTIPTPLEIEQLEQLLLDYGIMDA, encoded by the coding sequence ATGAGGAAAGTAGCAATTTACGGAAAGGGCGGAATCGGAAAGTCAACCACCACGCAGAACACTGTTGCCGGCCTGGCGGAAATGGGACGGAAGATCATGGTCGTCGGCTGTGACCCCAAAGCGGACTCCACCCGTCTGCTGCTCGGCGGTCTGGCCCAGAAATCGGTGCTCGATACCCTTCGCGAAGAAGGCGAGGACGTGGAACTCGAGGATATCCGCAAGCCCGGCTTCGGCGGCACATGGTGTGTCGAATCCGGCGGCCCGGAACCCGGTGTCGGCTGTGCAGGCCGCGGTATCATCACTTCCATCAACATGTTGGAATCCCTTGGCGCCTACGAAGAATCCGAAGGGCTGGATTACGCCTTTTACGATGTCCTCGGCGACGTTGTCTGCGGCGGATTCGCCATGCCCATTCGTGACGGCAAGGCCGAAGAAATCTACATCGTCTGTTCCGGCGAAATGATGGCCATGTATGCGGCCAACAACATCTGCAAAGGCATCATGAAGTATGCGGAATCCGGCGGCGTCCGTCTCGGCGGTCTGATCTGCAACTCCCGCAACACCGACCGCGAGGCCGACCTGATCACCGAACTGGCATCCAAGCTCGGCACCCAGATGATCTACTTCGTGCCCCGCGACAACGATGTCCAGCGTGCCGAGATCAACCGCAAAACCGTTATCGAATGGGACGGCAGTGTGACGCAGGCCAACGAGTACCGCGGTCTGGCCAAGGCCATTGATGAAAACACCATGTTCACTATTCCGACTCCCCTTGAGATTGAACAGCTTGAACAGTTGCTGCTCGACTACGGCATCATGGATGCCTAA
- a CDS encoding dual specificity protein phosphatase family protein: MSDSEKELAYKVIWVTDQLGVGHAPMSHPQLNAIRAQGVDAILNLCGEFCDLHDIEKDAGFEVHYLPLEDEEAPGLIELEKTLAWLDEAIYLGKKVLIHCRHGIGRTGTVLNAYLLRRGLGHKLAGRALKKLKSKPANFVQWRTVRKYGKQSGQLTVREPSLEFKRLVDLSPFFNDYIELVQRVEESGQAVDGLACGLDHAQCCTTPVRLTLAEAVYISNRINQKLSGEERLKVIERAVATAQAERQANKDVGQGREGEYCLSEVGTVCPLLDDGNCLLFEQRPLQCRAFGLDQSGDGGLWGELITPALNKISSEIWLAYTGSMASVDMPHFALPDVVSGKFMETIFRYMMEQGLA; encoded by the coding sequence ATGAGTGATTCGGAGAAGGAGCTGGCCTATAAGGTGATCTGGGTCACGGACCAGCTCGGCGTTGGACATGCTCCCATGAGTCACCCACAGCTCAATGCCATTCGGGCGCAGGGCGTGGACGCCATCCTCAATTTGTGCGGCGAGTTTTGCGACCTGCACGACATCGAAAAGGACGCTGGATTCGAAGTCCATTACCTCCCCCTGGAAGACGAGGAGGCCCCTGGTCTCATCGAACTGGAAAAGACCCTTGCGTGGTTGGACGAGGCCATTTATCTCGGCAAGAAGGTGCTCATTCACTGTCGTCACGGTATCGGGCGGACCGGTACCGTGCTCAACGCCTATCTGCTCAGGCGGGGGTTGGGGCACAAGCTGGCTGGCAGGGCGCTCAAGAAGCTCAAGAGCAAACCCGCCAATTTCGTACAGTGGCGCACCGTCCGAAAGTACGGCAAGCAGTCGGGCCAGTTGACCGTGCGTGAACCCTCTTTGGAGTTCAAGCGGCTGGTCGACCTGTCGCCGTTCTTCAATGACTACATCGAACTCGTCCAGCGTGTGGAGGAGAGCGGCCAGGCCGTGGACGGGCTGGCCTGCGGTCTGGACCACGCCCAGTGCTGCACCACGCCAGTCAGGCTGACTCTGGCCGAGGCCGTGTATATTTCAAACCGCATCAATCAGAAGCTGTCCGGTGAAGAGCGCCTCAAGGTCATCGAACGGGCCGTGGCCACTGCTCAGGCCGAGCGTCAGGCGAACAAGGATGTCGGCCAGGGCCGGGAAGGGGAATACTGTCTGTCGGAAGTCGGAACGGTTTGTCCGTTGCTTGACGACGGCAACTGCCTGCTTTTCGAGCAGCGTCCGCTCCAGTGCCGGGCCTTTGGCCTCGATCAGAGCGGGGACGGCGGATTGTGGGGCGAGTTGATTACGCCCGCCCTGAACAAGATATCCTCGGAAATCTGGCTGGCCTATACAGGCTCCATGGCAAGCGTGGATATGCCGCACTTCGCTTTGCCGGATGTTGTCTCCGGGAAATTCATGGAAACCATCTTCCGGTACATGATGGAACAGGGACTGGCTTAG
- a CDS encoding ATP-binding protein encodes MSARSLVEESKKRGSALVESLAIRAVDPMLARDFLRLKNMVDEQSSVEDVAYAFVQDKTGHVMVHTFQKGFPVDLLVVNQDVADETVHIQLLADGSRRIYDFAVPVLVSDGHLGTVRIGLSQARIQQAVQHQITLMAGLFAGALILATSIGTIFARRVTARLGRLRTHAEEMLTGNLDTLSGPTSGVHCWEKQNCKITQCPAYGEVRRRCWYIAGTMCPDCNNEGNFQCRLESCRKCSVYRENAGDEIQDLAETFDVMALTLKTHIDELCDAERNLRDQQRLMRTILDVTPDRVSLIGPTMRYQGCNKSFAESVGMSLAEVEGKTDFDLFEEAEAEERHLAARDILESGARLDTQVKVQGADGDRWYHVVCIPVLNDEGRIDGLLRTDRDITDIKSYENQLIQAQKIESLGLLAGGVAHEINTPLGIILGYAQLLQEDVESGSQIHQDLAIIEKQTQVCKKIVADLLGFSRQSESAKREMCFNNSVMEAISLVRHTLELDKVSILTQLDDRFPIIYGDPEKLKQVWINLLTNARDAMSGKGGTILIRTRLDAPMGIVSLWVADNGSGIGEDVLKKIFDPFFSTKAVDKGTGLGLSVSFGIIKDHDGMIRAISPVPEDFGFPAVQGGQGGVGTVFEVNLPLDHQMGEGQESEKE; translated from the coding sequence ATGAGCGCCAGATCCCTGGTGGAGGAAAGCAAGAAACGCGGTTCGGCCCTGGTCGAAAGTCTGGCCATTCGCGCGGTGGACCCCATGCTCGCGCGCGATTTTTTGCGGTTGAAGAACATGGTGGACGAGCAGAGTTCCGTGGAAGACGTGGCCTACGCCTTTGTTCAGGACAAAACAGGCCATGTCATGGTCCACACTTTCCAGAAGGGTTTTCCCGTGGACCTGCTTGTCGTCAATCAGGATGTTGCCGATGAGACCGTGCATATTCAACTGCTGGCTGACGGTTCCCGCCGTATCTATGATTTTGCCGTGCCTGTGCTGGTTTCGGACGGCCACCTCGGGACCGTGCGCATCGGGTTGTCCCAGGCGCGCATACAACAGGCCGTACAGCACCAGATCACGCTCATGGCCGGTCTTTTTGCCGGTGCCCTGATCCTGGCCACCTCCATAGGCACCATCTTTGCCAGGCGGGTCACTGCCCGGCTGGGGCGGTTGCGGACCCATGCCGAAGAGATGCTTACCGGCAATCTGGACACCCTGTCGGGGCCGACGAGCGGGGTGCATTGCTGGGAAAAGCAGAACTGCAAGATCACGCAATGCCCGGCCTATGGCGAGGTTCGTCGCCGCTGCTGGTATATTGCCGGAACCATGTGCCCGGACTGCAACAACGAGGGGAATTTTCAGTGCCGCCTGGAGTCGTGCCGAAAGTGCTCGGTGTATCGTGAAAATGCGGGCGATGAGATTCAGGATCTGGCCGAAACCTTTGATGTCATGGCCCTGACGCTCAAGACGCATATCGATGAGCTGTGCGATGCGGAACGCAACCTGCGCGACCAGCAGCGGCTCATGCGGACCATTTTGGACGTGACCCCGGACCGCGTTTCCCTGATCGGGCCGACAATGCGTTATCAGGGTTGCAACAAGAGTTTTGCGGAATCCGTGGGCATGTCCTTGGCCGAGGTCGAGGGCAAGACCGATTTTGATCTGTTCGAGGAAGCCGAGGCCGAGGAGCGGCACCTGGCTGCCCGTGACATCCTTGAATCCGGCGCCCGGCTGGACACCCAGGTCAAGGTCCAGGGTGCGGACGGAGATCGGTGGTATCACGTGGTGTGCATTCCGGTCCTGAACGATGAAGGCCGCATTGATGGGCTGCTCCGCACGGATCGCGACATCACGGACATCAAGAGTTATGAGAACCAGCTTATCCAGGCGCAGAAGATAGAGTCTCTGGGGTTGTTGGCCGGAGGTGTGGCGCACGAGATCAACACCCCTCTCGGCATCATTCTCGGCTATGCCCAGTTGCTGCAGGAAGATGTGGAATCCGGCAGTCAGATTCACCAGGATCTGGCGATCATCGAGAAGCAGACACAGGTATGCAAGAAGATCGTTGCCGACCTGCTCGGATTCTCACGGCAGTCCGAGTCCGCCAAGCGCGAGATGTGTTTCAACAACTCCGTCATGGAGGCGATCAGTCTGGTGCGCCATACCTTGGAGTTGGACAAGGTATCGATTCTCACCCAGTTGGACGATCGTTTTCCGATCATCTACGGCGATCCGGAAAAGCTCAAGCAGGTGTGGATCAACCTGCTCACCAATGCGCGCGATGCCATGAGCGGCAAGGGCGGAACCATCCTCATCCGAACCCGCCTGGACGCCCCCATGGGCATCGTGTCCCTGTGGGTGGCGGATAACGGTTCGGGCATCGGCGAGGACGTGCTCAAGAAAATTTTCGATCCGTTTTTCAGCACCAAGGCCGTGGACAAGGGAACAGGTCTCGGGTTGTCCGTGTCGTTCGGTATCATCAAGGACCACGACGGTATGATCCGGGCCATAAGCCCGGTTCCGGAAGACTTCGGTTTCCCGGCGGTCCAAGGCGGGCAAGGCGGAGTCGGTACAGTCTTTGAAGTCAATCTCCCCCTGGATCATCAGATGGGGGAAGGTCAAGAATCCGAAAAGGAGTAG